From Stigmatopora nigra isolate UIUO_SnigA chromosome 5, RoL_Snig_1.1, whole genome shotgun sequence, a single genomic window includes:
- the kank3 gene encoding KN motif and ankyrin repeat domain-containing protein 3, whose amino-acid sequence MTQSVQVNPKLPDLGSPFLYSSQEAVDQTASYSVQTPYGFQLDLDFLKYVEEIESGHNIRRAAVASRRSGRGLKISQRCAGGRTSGWTSTESLASPGSEDGRVPPLPPPRNRLGSAPCEVLSLSPVTILSVPPLSAGAKVPPPPPQRNPRVERTLLETSRRLQQEQSRHNGGRFQLADPPKQLSSSASTQPLQSSWTKASPQTSGLNTPATGATVTPVPPSQLQTVREQMATALKQLKEMEERVKGVPALEKEVAELRAEKDMLLLALQEKKATMDVMSAAQSRSVESSTQTTETSQNSPSVQNQSSSPASPGHQSHRKSEELKKLAEKFEGKDERAAELSSKLVVKVPGKLSVDKKSVAVGDDQPMDSIVVYYNHSVEDVAVGTELNVCERGTGTENPVLLEEGTQVRPETEEAGVGVMESLLGLTSEAQREMDTLQGTIKFQQDSIMSLEGQLSKADKDLGSLRAQIEEMTLKVTFDKGILAKPDSKQAQIQTTSATLKDVAVLCSPAVMDVCVGNRFQMDTIEQNTQTDSIATAEEPEIVVMATIGCQYENMDDKKTEEQKVTVLKKRQLTVNDYKIFPEESVSISEEKDEDQEETTTPNNVKTGMLKSIMKRKDGNGAGENRTTGKKSLQFVGILNGGYESTSSDDEEEDEEEEEEEKEEEESSSEESGEGDCLDSTEDDEVDLEEETSEEERNINIDDSDTDEEILRAENVSSDGVKEKFELSSKMREACLILKNHLNDGIQSVKSKDVLTSTHLVQLEWFRVSSAKTAQPPRVSDYLMAFSEVSALLLEHVVNMCDGNGNTALHYSVSHSNFGVVDLLLDTNMCCVDKQNKAGYTAIMLAALSTLKKDDDMSVVKKLFSKGNVNAKASQAGQTALMLAVSHGRQEMVEALLECGGDVNVQDDEGSTALMCASEHGRAEIVKLLLDQPGCNISIVDNDGSNALSIALEASHNDTAVLLYAHMNYAKTHCALGSPNSPRSPTNSHKSWPAE is encoded by the exons ATGACTCAGTCAGTGCAAGTCAATCCAAAGCTACCTG ATTTAGGCTCTCCATTTCTCTATTCTAGTCAGGAGGCAGTTGACCAGACGGCATCTTACTCTGTCCAAACGCCATATGGTTTCCAGCTTGACCTGGATTTCCTCAAATATGTGGAAGAGATAGAAAGTGGGCATAACATCCGCAGGGCAGCGGTGGCATCTCGCCGTTCTGGACGAGGCCTTAAAATCTCACAAAGATGTGCCGGGGGTCGCACAAGTGGTTGGACATCCACAGAGTCTCTTGCCTCTCCTGGTAGTGAGGATGGCAGGGTGCCACCCCTACCGCCGCCAAGAAACCGCCTTGGCTCTGCACCCTGTGAAGTGCTTTCTCTTTCCCCTGTGACTATCCTCAGTGTTCCCCCACTGTCTGCCGGTGCCAAAGTACCACCCCCTCCACCACAACGCAACCCTAGAGTTGAGCGAACTCTTCTGGAAACAAGTCGGCGACTACAGCAGGAACAAAGCCGCCACAATGGCGGGCGATTCCAGCTTGCAGATCCCCCCAAGCAGTTGTCCAGCTCCGCATCGACTCAGCCGTTGCAGAGCAGCTGGACTAAAGCTAGTCCTCAAACCTCTGGACTCAATACTCCTGCCACCGGCGCCACGGTGACTCCAGTTCCTCCAAGCCAACTGCAGACCGTTCGAGAGCAGATGGCAACAGCCTTGAAACAACTGAAGGAGATGGAAGAACGTGTAAAAGGTGTCCCTGCTCTTGAAAAAGAGGTGGCGGAGCTTCGTGCTGAAAAAGATATGTTGTTGTTAGCGCTTCAGGAGAAGAAAGCAACCATGGATGTGATGTCTGCGGCCCAGAGTCGATCAGTAGAGTCTTCTACCCAGACTACAGAGACCTCCCAAAACAGTCCTAGCGTTCAGAATCAATCAAGTTCCCCAGCCTCTCCAGGTCACCAAAGCCACAGAAAATCTGAGGAACTGAAAAAGCTCGCTGAGAAGTTTGAGGGGAAAGACGAACGTGCTGCTGAACTTTCATCAAAGCTTGTAGTTAAGGTTCCAGGCAAGCTGTCTGTTGACAAGAAATCAGTCGCTGTGGGAGATGATCAGCCCATGGACTCAATTGTTGTCTACTATAACCACAGTGTGGAAGATGTAGCTGTGGGTACCGAGCTCAACGTTTGTGAGAGGGGGACGGGAACGGAAAACCCTGTGCTCCTTGAAGAAGGGACACAGGTAAGACCAGAGACAGAGGAGGctggagttggggttatggagtCACTGCTAGGCCTGACATCTGAGGCACAGCGTGAAATGGACACATTACAGGGCACCATTAAATTCCAGCAAGACTCCATTATGAGTTTAGAGGGCCAGTTGAGCAAGGCAGACAAAGATCTTGGAAGTCTTCGAGCACAGATTGAGGAGATGACTTTGAAAGTCACGTTTGACAAAGGAATTCTTGCCAAGCCTGATTCTAAGCAAGCCCAGATCCAGACTACATCCGCTACACTAAAGGATGTTGCTGTTTTGTGCTCTCCAGCTGTGATGGATGTATGTGTAGGTAACCGTTTTCAAATGGACACGATTGAGCAAAATACCCAAACGGATTCTATTGCAACAGCAGAAGAACCAGAAATTGTCGTAATGGCCACTATTGGTTGCCAATACGAAAATATGGATGACAAAAAGACTGAGGAACAGAAAGTAACTGTGTTAAAGAAGAGACAGTTGACAGTGAATGATTATAAGATCTTTCCAGAGGAATCAGTGAGTATTTCAGAGGAGAAAGATGAAGACCAAGaagaaacaacaacaccaaACAACGTAAAGACAG GTATGCTGAAATCCATTATGAAGAGGAAGGATGGCAATGGCGCAGGTGAAAATCGCACAACAGGCAAGAAGAGCCTGCAGTTTGTTGGCATTTTAAATGGCGG gtACGAATCAACGTCCAgtgatgatgaagaagaagatgaagaagaggaggaggaggaaaaggaagaagaggaaagcTCCTCCGAAGAAAGCGGAGAGGGTGACTGCTTGGACAGCACGGAAGATGATGAGGTGGACCTGGAGGAAGAGACATCAGAGGAGGAAAGAAATATCAACATAGATGACAGCGACACTGATGAGGAAATTCTGAGAGCAGAAAATGTTTCATCTGATGGTGTCAAAGAGAA GTTTGAACTGAGCTCCAAAATGCGCGAAGCTTGCCTCATTCTCAAGAATCACCTCAATGATGGCATCCAATCAGTGAAGAGTAAGGATGTG CTTACCAGCACTCACTTAGTCCAGCTCGAGTGGTTCCGCGTTTCCAGCGCCAAAACGGCTCAGCCTCCACGGGTGTCCGACTACCTGATGGCCTTCTCTGAGGTGTCTGCGTTGCTGTTGGAGCACGTGGTCAACATGTGCGATGGGAACGGAAACACCGCTCTTCACTACAGTGTCTCGCACTCCAACTTTGGCGTCGTGGATCTGCTTTTGGACACGA ATATGTGCTGTGTGGACAAACAGAATAAGGCGGGCTACACGGCCATCATGTTGGCTGCTCTTTCCACTTTGAAGAAGGACGACGACATGTCTGTAGTCAAGAAGCTTTTCAGCAAGGGCAATGTCAATGCCAAGGCCAGCCAG GCAGGTCAGACGGCACTGATGCTAGCAGTGAGTCACGGGCGCCAGGAGATGGTGGAGGCGCTTCTGGAGTGTGGCGGTGATGTCAACGTACAGGACGATGAAGGTTCCACGGCTCTGATGTGCGCCAGCGAACATGGCCGAGCCGAGATTGTCAAACTGCTCCTCGACCAGCCTGGTTGCAACATATCCATCGTTGATAAT GATGGTAGCAATGCGCTCTCCATCGCGCTGGAGGCGTCTCACAATGACACTGCTGTGCTGCTCTACGCCCATATGAACTATGCAAAAACTCATTGCGCTCTG GGAAGTCCAAACTCTCCGAGAAGCCCAACCAATAGCCACAAGTCATGGCCTGCTGAGTGA